The Opitutales bacterium ASA1 genome window below encodes:
- the sigZ gene encoding RNA polymerase sigma factor SigZ has translation MIATQPAFAAPIGTEQVVRFRDPVRRFVGARVRNDALADDLTQEIFVRVLRRLPEVRDHRRVVGWIFQIARNIVADHFRRSRPATALLEMDGAEESSHESVGGVEEARLRDELTDYVREVVKTLPPIHREAILLTEYEGMTQAELARHLGIGLSAAKSRVQRARAIVRARVEKCCHVEFDAYGTLVDCRRRSPADCDCG, from the coding sequence ATGATTGCCACGCAACCCGCTTTCGCCGCACCGATAGGAACCGAACAGGTCGTTCGTTTCCGCGACCCGGTGCGGCGCTTCGTCGGGGCGCGCGTGCGAAACGACGCCCTGGCCGACGACCTCACGCAGGAGATATTTGTCCGTGTTCTGCGCCGCTTGCCGGAAGTGCGGGATCACCGGCGTGTGGTCGGCTGGATTTTCCAAATCGCACGCAACATCGTCGCCGATCACTTCCGCCGTTCCCGGCCGGCCACGGCCCTTCTCGAGATGGACGGCGCCGAAGAGTCAAGCCACGAGTCGGTGGGCGGGGTGGAAGAGGCGCGACTGCGCGACGAGCTGACGGACTACGTGCGGGAGGTGGTGAAAACGCTCCCGCCGATCCATCGCGAGGCGATCCTGCTGACGGAATACGAAGGTATGACACAGGCCGAGCTGGCCCGTCACCTTGGCATCGGTTTGTCTGCCGCGAAGTCGCGTGTGCAACGGGCGCGTGCGATTGTCCGAGCACGCGTGGAGAAGTGCTGCCACGTCGAATTCGACGCCTATGGCACGCTGGTTGACTGCCGGCGGCGATCCCCGGCTGACTGCGACTGCGGTTGA